Genomic window (Daucus carota subsp. sativus chromosome 5, DH1 v3.0, whole genome shotgun sequence):
GGTAGgttattaatttttcttttttactacATATGATATTGTCAAAATTTATCTGCTCAAATCATATTCACTTaccattgtttttattttaaattttactttcATGGCATCcgatttaatttcttttagtacttatattcatttataactgtttttattctaaatttGTCTTTCATGACGTTGGATTTGAATTTCTTTTTGCTTCATGCaggtaaaaaaattaattattcatgCAATAAGACAAGTATCGAACGACTTGGAAGAGGTTACCAAGTAAGATAAGcttgtatattgatttttttatgaaatactaCACATTATacaatttaatcataaaatatcTTGACTTTCTCCTTTGATCTAAAAATGTGCTCTTATAAAACTACTTCGCCAGTTACATCTCATCTAAACTGTTATATTTGACTCACAGAACGGAGACAGTGACTGATAGCTTGGATGTCAGTTCTGATTCTTCAGTACAGGGTGGATACATGGGTTCAGACCTAGCAAATTTGGAGATCGAAAGCTATTACCAAGAACCCAACCCAACTTTAGTACAAGGTGACTTCCAAGAAGAGGCTAATATATCTCAGGTAATCtaggtcaattttttttttagcatTCACTTTTTGTTATGGCAATAAATTGTAGTTTTACTTGCTCCGCGCTTCTCCTAGATCATGTTTCTTTACTTTTTAATGCAGGAGGTTTCTGACATCTTAACCCAACGCATGAAATCTGTTACCTCGGATAATTCTCCACGTCAAGTTCCCAGGTCAATCCCTGCCGCGATGGTTGAGTTCTTCAATGAGTTGGAGGCACAAATCCAGAAAGAAAATGTGGATGTGTTAATGGTACTTCCTCCCCAAATACATCTGGATGAAGAGATCATCCAGGAGTATGAGAAGAGTTTGAAGAAACACATGTCAGGACGCCTGCTTGACCTTGCCGATGATCCAAATTTGCAAGACTTCAATAGAGTCTTGCACTTTTTGCTTGCCTCTAGGAGGATCCCCTCACATTTGCAGCAGGGATTCTTAGCTCTTCGCAGGGATCTGCCAGACTTAACGAGTAGAGCATACGAGCTTCACAAGGAAGTGAACCGGGGCATGGTTATGCCTCTGGCAAGGTCTAAAGAGCGAGAGGAACTGAAGAGCATGTTGGGAAAATATCGCCAGATCGAAGAAAATATGATGAAATTAGAAAAAGAGAAAGATACCACCATGCTCAGTATATCTAGGCTTCAAATGAGAAATGAACAACTCAACGAGGAAGTCACGAATCTTAGGACAGCTGCTGAGAATGATGTTGGGGACCGGAGCAAATTGTGTAACGATGAGGCATGGAAGCTGGAGGAGAAGATAGATCACAACTCAGCTGAGATAGTCAGACTC
Coding sequences:
- the LOC135152890 gene encoding uncharacterized protein LOC135152890, with the protein product MDIMILFCQGVDPIYDGVFYLNAEHQRRLKEEYGIEPWRVVQNLGDAIFIPAGCPFQVRNLKSCIQVSTGFVSPESIHECLRFTEEIRVLPREHVAKEDKLGVKKLIIHAIRQVSNDLEEVTKTETVTDSLDVSSDSSVQGGYMGSDLANLEIESYYQEPNPTLVQGDFQEEANISQEVSDILTQRMKSVTSDNSPRQVPRSIPAAMVEFFNELEAQIQKENVDVLMVLPPQIHLDEEIIQEYEKSLKKHMSGRLLDLADDPNLQDFNRVLHFLLASRRIPSHLQQGFLALRRDLPDLTSRAYELHKEVNRGMVMPLARSKEREELKSMLGKYRQIEENMMKLEKEKDTTMLSISRLQMRNEQLNEEVTNLRTAAENDVGDRSKLCNDEAWKLEEKIDHNSAEIVRLQATNEAIGAKLVKFSDEAKRLHKDAHAQHYKVLNLEAMAAAYERNVENTMDKLVIMEQNWKQQVQALDY